A DNA window from Ranitomeya imitator isolate aRanImi1 chromosome 2, aRanImi1.pri, whole genome shotgun sequence contains the following coding sequences:
- the LOC138667169 gene encoding uncharacterized protein isoform X1, producing MRFPFSFKLHHQRNLEDILKVNSIFPGSMEYKRSNMEHPTPNPPQCALQEQVRGPHRHTGQCIITFGYLGLFLPFLFADMAAIVRTVVPLALYFASLQDVAEGHPIQNHCHMSKYKKMQPSAMSPARKLQNLQHKKSSCHHGLRLKHFEDCDIKGRDRLMLTLYRVSLVVNVLENMNKTELVKQNLKAFSILESDLMNCEMEKSPELKNCRHHLKQYRETVTQECLKNDVLTSLVWILTEDMGQLIHGGQSPEEMIKADLHVTAKPPPAKKQKGKRKKKGKKTKKKAD from the exons ATGCGGTTCCCATTCTCCTTTAAGTTACATCACCAAAGAAATCTGGAAGATATCCTGAAAGTGAATTCAATTTTCCCCGGGAGCATGGAGTATAAAAGAAGCAACATGGAGCATCCTACACCAAACCCACCACAATGCGCCCTACAAGAGCAGGTGAGGGGTCCGCACCGTCATACTGGACAATGCATTATAACCTTTGGGTATTTGGGCTTATTTTTGCCCTTCTTATTTGCAGATATGGCTGCCATCGTCAGAACTGTGGTTCCTCTTGCCCTGTATTTTGCGAGCCTGCAGGACGTGGCCGAGGGTCATCCGATCCAGAATCACTGTCATATGTCTAAATATAAAAAGATGCAACCGAGCGCCATGTCACCGGCCCGAAAACTCCAGAACTTACAG CACAAGAAGTCGTCGTGCCACCACGGCCTCCGCCTGAAACACTTCGAGGACTGCGATATAAAG ggcagagacagactgatgCTCACCTTATACCGGGTGTCACTGGTCGTCAACGTGCTGGAAAATATGAACAAGACCGAACTCGTAAAGCAAAATCTGAAAGCTTTCTCCATTCTCGAGTCGGACCTGATGAATTGT GAAATGGAGAAATCCCCAGAGTTGAAGAACTGTCGGCATCATCTCAAGCAATACAGAGAGACG GTGACCCAAGAGTGTCTGAAAAATGACGTTCTCACCAGCCTGGTTTGGATTTTAACAGAAGATATGGGGCAACTGATTCATGGGGGCCAAAGCCCCGAAGAAATGATAAAGGCAGATCTCCATGTCACTGCCAAACCACCtcctgcaaagaaacaaaaagGCAAAAGGAAGAAGAAAGGCAAGAAAACGAAAAAGAAGGCCGACTGA
- the LOC138667169 gene encoding interferon lambda-3-like isoform X2: MRPTRADMAAIVRTVVPLALYFASLQDVAEGHPIQNHCHMSKYKKMQPSAMSPARKLQNLQHKKSSCHHGLRLKHFEDCDIKGRDRLMLTLYRVSLVVNVLENMNKTELVKQNLKAFSILESDLMNCEMEKSPELKNCRHHLKQYRETVTQECLKNDVLTSLVWILTEDMGQLIHGGQSPEEMIKADLHVTAKPPPAKKQKGKRKKKGKKTKKKAD; encoded by the exons ATGCGCCCTACAAGAGCAG ATATGGCTGCCATCGTCAGAACTGTGGTTCCTCTTGCCCTGTATTTTGCGAGCCTGCAGGACGTGGCCGAGGGTCATCCGATCCAGAATCACTGTCATATGTCTAAATATAAAAAGATGCAACCGAGCGCCATGTCACCGGCCCGAAAACTCCAGAACTTACAG CACAAGAAGTCGTCGTGCCACCACGGCCTCCGCCTGAAACACTTCGAGGACTGCGATATAAAG ggcagagacagactgatgCTCACCTTATACCGGGTGTCACTGGTCGTCAACGTGCTGGAAAATATGAACAAGACCGAACTCGTAAAGCAAAATCTGAAAGCTTTCTCCATTCTCGAGTCGGACCTGATGAATTGT GAAATGGAGAAATCCCCAGAGTTGAAGAACTGTCGGCATCATCTCAAGCAATACAGAGAGACG GTGACCCAAGAGTGTCTGAAAAATGACGTTCTCACCAGCCTGGTTTGGATTTTAACAGAAGATATGGGGCAACTGATTCATGGGGGCCAAAGCCCCGAAGAAATGATAAAGGCAGATCTCCATGTCACTGCCAAACCACCtcctgcaaagaaacaaaaagGCAAAAGGAAGAAGAAAGGCAAGAAAACGAAAAAGAAGGCCGACTGA
- the SYCN gene encoding syncollin: protein MRALSFCIVPLLASLAMGLCPQPADLKDGEGNRLCARLYADSSLYYDECCSGDVIDVKPGEDIPYIIPRWNNRISSLVVGTKCELTVWSRKPKDGDTKKFSSGAQPRLAEIKRGLLGTWDDSISSYYCKCT from the coding sequence ATGAGAGCCTTGAGTTTTTGCATCGTGCCACTGCTGGCGTCTCTGGCCATGGGGCTTTGCCCCCAACCTGCTGATCTCAAAGATGGTGAAGGCAACAGACTGTGTGCCCGTCTCTATGCAGACAGCAGCCTGTATTACGATGAGTGCTGTTCTGGAGACGTCATAGACGTGAAGCCAGGAGAAGACATTCCCTACATCATACCGAGGTGGAACAATCGAATCTCTTCATTGGTGGTGGGCACCAAATGTGAACTAACCGTCTGGTCAAGGAAACCCAAAGATGGAGACACCAAGAAGTTTTCCAGTGGGGCTCAACCACGACTGGCGGAgatcaagagagggcttttggGAACCTGGGATGACTCCATTTCTTCCTATTACTGCAAATGCACCTGA